A window of Fictibacillus halophilus contains these coding sequences:
- the queD gene encoding 6-carboxytetrahydropterin synthase QueD, translated as MTYKIPTDVQILGRDIKSEQLKYHNKRVAVCKEFTFDAAHHLHCYDGKCKNLHGHTYKLVITMSGFVNAIGIAVDFGEIKEIFKSAIDSKLDHQYLNEVLPPMNTTAENMVVWIWEQIDLELNERGLSEQGHRLEELKLYETPTSYAVMKREWMVENDV; from the coding sequence ATGACTTATAAAATTCCAACAGATGTTCAAATACTCGGTCGCGACATTAAGAGCGAACAATTAAAGTACCATAATAAGCGGGTTGCAGTATGCAAAGAGTTTACCTTTGATGCGGCTCATCACCTGCATTGCTATGATGGGAAATGCAAAAATCTCCACGGTCACACATACAAACTAGTGATCACAATGAGCGGTTTTGTGAATGCAATTGGCATTGCCGTTGACTTTGGAGAGATAAAAGAAATTTTCAAATCAGCAATTGACAGCAAATTAGATCATCAATATTTAAACGAAGTTCTCCCTCCAATGAATACGACTGCTGAAAATATGGTGGTTTGGATTTGGGAGCAAATTGATCTTGAACTTAACGAACGTGGTCTAAGTGAACAAGGGCACAGGTTAGAAGAGCTTAAACTGTATGAGACACCTACTAGCTATGCTGTAATGAAAAGAGAATGGATGGTGGAAAACGATGTTTGA